A genome region from Flavobacteriales bacterium includes the following:
- a CDS encoding VOC family protein has product MDAHRQEPFNESALTTILVIQDMTASKDFYVDVLGAKVFREYGGDSLVLEFLGNWILLVTSGGPTEDKPDTHFLPPENKDHVSHAFTIRVQDCRASYEILRSRGAEFITPPLDRGQETRCFFRDPDGHLFEISEYRSS; this is encoded by the coding sequence ATGGATGCACATAGGCAAGAACCGTTCAATGAATCCGCTTTGACCACCATCTTGGTCATCCAGGACATGACTGCTTCTAAAGACTTCTATGTCGATGTACTAGGTGCCAAGGTCTTTCGTGAATATGGAGGAGATTCACTGGTGCTTGAATTCTTAGGAAATTGGATCCTTCTGGTCACATCGGGTGGACCTACGGAGGATAAACCCGATACCCATTTCTTGCCTCCTGAGAATAAAGATCACGTAAGTCATGCGTTTACCATCCGCGTGCAGGATTGCCGTGCGTCCTATGAGATACTCAGATCCCGCGGAGCTGAATTCATCACTCCACCTCTGGACCGAGGACAGGAGACACGCTGTTTCTTCCGTGACCCGGATGGTCACCTCTTCGAGATAAGTGAATATCGTTCCTCCTGA